From the Carya illinoinensis cultivar Pawnee chromosome 4, C.illinoinensisPawnee_v1, whole genome shotgun sequence genome, one window contains:
- the LOC122307296 gene encoding plant UBX domain-containing protein 1-like has protein sequence MVADAPAPLPLKRRRRLTNIDPMEFEAAKAKFAAMKEKVGREIRVFQTSALSPSSNEMSNSEETDDFYEFTAEDYYRILATKKEDKSLKTRKIRDSEAAARRSKITKAIIRVRFPDLHTLEVTFHPSETIQSLIDLITKVIARPELPFFLYTTPPKNQIKDMAQDFYSAGFVPGAIVYFSYDPPAGVDSTVSYLGPFLQEEIMSLKDLEFNTEQRQQAEAAQSSPESKPAAAPVVQDHKPSQKKPVKPKWLKM, from the exons ATGGTTGCTGATGCTCCTGCTCCACTACCtttaaagagaagaagaaggctCACGAACATTGATCCCATGGAGTTTGAAGCGGCTAAg GCCAAGTTTGCAgctatgaaagaaaaagttggaCGAGAAATCCGTGTATTTCAAACATCAGCACTTTCTCCATCCTCAAATGAAATGTCCAACAGTG AGGAGACAGATGACTTCTATGAGTTTACTGCTGAGGATTATTATCGCATTTTAGCAACCAAAAAGGAAG ATAAATCCTTGAAGACACGAAAAATCCGAGACTCAGAAGCGGCAGCTCGCAGGTCAAAAATAACAAAG GCTATCATTAGGGTTCGCTTTCCTGATCTTCACACATTAGAGGTCACATTTCATCCATCAGAAACAATTCAGAGCTTGATTGATCTTATCACGAAAGTGATTGCTCGACCAGAATTACCATTCTTCTTAT ATACTACTCCTCCTAAGAATCAGATAAAAGACATGGCACAAGATTTTTATAGTGCTGGCTTTGTTCCTGGAGCTATTGTGTATTTTTCATATGATCCACCGGCAG GTGTTGATTCTACAGTTTCCTATTTAGGTCCCTTCCTTCAGGAAGAAATAATGtctttgaaagatttggaaTTCAATACTGAGCAGAGGCAACAGGCAGAAGCTGCCCAGTCTTCACCAGAATCCAAACCAGCTGCCGCCCCTGTCGTCCAAGACCACAAACCTTCTCAGAAAAAACCTGTTAAGCCCAAATGGCTAAAAATGTGA